The following coding sequences are from one Collimonas arenae window:
- a CDS encoding NUDIX domain-containing protein: MHDDRVRIHNVEILSDDWYLLKKTTFDYLRADGAWQTLTRETYDRGNGATVLLYNRERRSVILIRQFRFPTYGNGHDGFLIETAAGLLDQASPEERIKAEAEEETGYRVTDVRKIFEAFMSPGSVTEKLYFFIAEYEPKLRAGDGGGLEEEGEDIEVLELPLEQALQMIADGRIADGKTIMLLQYAQLYLFPGAGTSTDASMSGK; encoded by the coding sequence ATGCACGATGACAGAGTCAGAATTCACAATGTCGAGATATTGTCGGATGACTGGTACCTGCTGAAGAAAACCACGTTCGACTACTTGCGCGCCGACGGCGCCTGGCAAACATTGACGCGTGAAACCTACGATCGCGGCAATGGTGCCACGGTGTTGTTGTATAACCGTGAACGCCGCAGCGTAATCCTGATTCGGCAGTTTCGCTTCCCGACCTACGGCAACGGGCACGACGGATTCTTGATTGAAACCGCCGCTGGATTGCTGGACCAGGCCAGTCCTGAAGAACGCATCAAGGCAGAAGCGGAAGAAGAAACCGGCTATCGCGTAACCGATGTGCGCAAGATATTCGAGGCCTTCATGAGTCCAGGTTCAGTCACGGAAAAACTGTACTTTTTCATTGCCGAGTACGAGCCTAAATTGCGTGCAGGCGACGGCGGTGGATTGGAAGAAGAAGGAGAAGATATCGAAGTGCTGGAACTGCCGTTGGAGCAGGCACTGCAAATGATCGCCGATGGTCGGATTGCTGATGGCAAGACCATCATGCTGCTGCAATACGCTCAACTGTATTTATTTCCTGGAGCCGGCACCAGCACCGATGCGAGCATGTCGGGGAAATAA
- a CDS encoding pirin family protein has protein sequence MKRVLGVYSAPRPHWVGDGFPVRSMFSYQSHGKQLSPFLLLDYAGPAEFGPAERPRGVGQHPHRGFETVTIVYKGEVAHRDSTGQGGVIGPGDVQWMTAGAGILHEEFHSEQFTRSGGALEMVQLWVNLPAKDKMAEPGYQAIRDRDIPSVALPEGAGSVRVIAGNFDGHAGPAHTFSAMNVWDLRLNQGGIADLALPQGWTGAVVVLHGTVLVNGETIARDAQMVLLDRDGNKVSIEANNDAVILLLSGEPIDEPIVGHGPFVMNSKEEIAQAILDFNNGRFGQAIHQK, from the coding sequence ATGAAAAGAGTTCTTGGCGTCTATAGCGCACCCCGCCCACATTGGGTTGGCGATGGCTTTCCGGTTCGTTCGATGTTTTCTTATCAAAGCCACGGCAAGCAACTCAGCCCATTTCTGTTACTTGACTACGCAGGCCCGGCTGAATTCGGCCCTGCCGAGCGGCCACGCGGCGTCGGCCAGCATCCGCATCGCGGCTTCGAAACCGTGACGATCGTCTATAAAGGCGAGGTGGCGCATCGCGACTCGACCGGGCAGGGCGGCGTGATCGGTCCGGGTGACGTGCAATGGATGACGGCAGGCGCAGGTATCCTGCACGAAGAGTTTCACTCCGAGCAGTTCACGCGTTCCGGCGGTGCATTGGAAATGGTGCAACTGTGGGTCAATCTGCCGGCCAAGGACAAGATGGCGGAACCTGGTTATCAGGCGATTCGTGACCGCGATATCCCGTCCGTCGCCTTGCCGGAAGGTGCTGGTTCGGTGCGCGTGATCGCCGGCAATTTCGATGGCCACGCAGGACCGGCGCACACCTTCAGCGCCATGAACGTTTGGGACCTGCGTCTGAACCAGGGCGGCATTGCCGATTTGGCGCTGCCGCAAGGCTGGACTGGTGCGGTCGTGGTGTTGCATGGCACGGTATTGGTCAATGGGGAAACCATCGCACGCGATGCGCAAATGGTTTTGCTGGATCGAGACGGCAACAAGGTATCGATTGAAGCCAACAACGATGCGGTCATACTTCTGCTTAGTGGCGAGCCGATTGACGAACCGATCGTCGGTCACGGCCCGTTCGTGATGAACAGCAAGGAGGAAATTGCCCAGGCCATACTGGATTTCAATAACGGGCGTTTCGGACAGGCTATCCATCAGAAGTGA
- the pssA gene encoding CDP-diacylglycerol--serine O-phosphatidyltransferase: MTKPKPFSMIREFHLADWFTLSNAFCGVGSLFSVMTYLQTREVLHIFLACGLIPIALIFDVLDGRIARWRAQSSAMGRELDSLADVISFGVAPAIIAYGCGMQGLVDRIILVFFVACGVSRLARYNVTSEKLSDGGDKVKYFEGTPIPTSLALVMVLAAAAWHDALGQQLWFGVVYVAGFQFHPLVLMFAASGALMVSRIRIPKL, from the coding sequence ATGACCAAACCCAAGCCTTTTTCAATGATTCGCGAGTTCCATCTCGCCGATTGGTTCACACTCAGCAACGCCTTTTGCGGCGTCGGCTCCTTGTTTTCCGTGATGACCTATCTGCAAACACGCGAAGTGCTGCATATTTTCCTGGCATGCGGCCTGATTCCGATAGCACTGATATTTGACGTGCTCGACGGCCGCATTGCACGCTGGCGCGCACAAAGTTCGGCCATGGGACGCGAACTGGATTCGCTGGCCGACGTCATTTCCTTCGGCGTGGCGCCCGCCATCATCGCTTACGGCTGCGGCATGCAAGGCCTGGTGGATCGGATCATTCTGGTGTTTTTTGTCGCCTGCGGTGTGTCGCGCCTGGCGCGCTATAACGTCACGTCCGAGAAATTGTCGGATGGCGGCGACAAGGTAAAATATTTTGAAGGTACGCCAATCCCGACATCGCTGGCGCTGGTGATGGTACTGGCCGCCGCCGCATGGCATGACGCATTGGGCCAGCAACTATGGTTTGGCGTGGTGTATGTCGCGGGCTTTCAATTTCACCCATTGGTCTTGATGTTTGCCGCGTCGGGAGCCTTGATGGTGAGTCGCATCCGCATCCCAAAACTGTAA
- a CDS encoding Flp family type IVb pilin, whose amino-acid sequence MNAKLMQFLRDEDGITAIEYGIIGGLIVVALFVAVGFLTGSDNASGLKGIYHALGTKLTGVGTAVGS is encoded by the coding sequence ATGAACGCCAAGTTGATGCAATTTCTGCGGGACGAAGATGGCATTACTGCAATCGAATACGGCATCATCGGAGGGCTGATCGTGGTGGCGCTGTTTGTCGCAGTCGGATTCCTTACTGGTTCCGATAATGCCAGCGGCTTGAAGGGGATATATCACGCGCTTGGGACGAAATTGACGGGCGTCGGCACAGCGGTTGGTTCATGA
- a CDS encoding DHCW motif cupin fold protein produces the protein MQMADIPFGTTDWATVERTEHKGENGIAYWQTRHFGAIRVRVVEYTPGYLADHWCSKGHILFCTEGELHTELEDGRKFVLKPGMSYQVADGAEPHRSFTATGAKLFVVD, from the coding sequence ATGCAGATGGCGGATATACCGTTTGGCACGACGGATTGGGCAACGGTTGAACGCACCGAGCACAAAGGGGAGAATGGCATTGCCTACTGGCAGACCCGGCATTTCGGCGCCATTCGGGTAAGAGTTGTCGAGTACACCCCCGGTTATCTTGCGGATCACTGGTGCAGCAAAGGGCATATCCTGTTTTGCACGGAGGGCGAGCTGCACACGGAGCTGGAGGATGGCCGCAAGTTCGTGCTCAAACCTGGCATGAGCTATCAGGTTGCCGACGGGGCCGAGCCGCATCGATCGTTTACGGCGACCGGAGCAAAGTTGTTTGTGGTGGACTAG
- a CDS encoding aspartate/glutamate racemase family protein produces MPLHIGIVACSAEGAALCYRTICAEGAQRFGAHAHPEISMHTPSLSDYMDCIYRDDWQGVSELMLASAEKLAKIGADFLICPDNTIHQALPYIASRSPLPWLHIAEVVAAHAAQRGYKRLGLTGTRYLVDSETYPEKLAALGLEYVRPEVADRDGINRIIMDELVYGEFKPEAVAYFQQVIGRLKDAGCDAVVLGCTEIPLIINEANSPLKTLDSTRLLARAALQRAGV; encoded by the coding sequence ATGCCTCTACATATAGGTATTGTTGCTTGTTCAGCCGAAGGCGCAGCATTGTGCTATCGGACCATCTGCGCCGAAGGCGCGCAACGTTTCGGCGCCCATGCGCATCCTGAAATTTCGATGCATACGCCATCGCTTTCCGATTACATGGATTGCATCTACCGTGACGATTGGCAGGGTGTGAGCGAGCTAATGCTCGCATCTGCTGAAAAGCTCGCGAAAATCGGCGCCGATTTTCTGATTTGTCCGGATAACACCATTCACCAGGCGCTGCCTTACATTGCGTCGCGCTCCCCGTTGCCTTGGCTACACATTGCCGAAGTTGTCGCGGCGCATGCGGCACAGCGAGGATACAAGCGTCTTGGTTTGACCGGGACGCGTTATCTGGTCGACAGCGAGACGTATCCGGAGAAACTGGCAGCGCTCGGTTTGGAGTATGTGCGGCCCGAGGTCGCCGATCGGGACGGGATCAACCGCATCATCATGGACGAGCTGGTCTACGGTGAATTCAAGCCCGAAGCGGTAGCTTACTTCCAGCAGGTAATCGGCCGACTGAAGGATGCAGGCTGCGATGCCGTGGTGCTGGGTTGTACCGAGATACCGTTGATCATCAACGAAGCGAATTCGCCGCTGAAGACGCTCGATTCCACACGTTTGCTGGCCCGGGCTGCCTTGCAGCGAGCCGGAGTTTGA
- a CDS encoding S41 family peptidase codes for MFDIWSTPAKLLAPLALAASGFCPSVHATDSSPCPPDWEPQICELKSVVDVLKKDHITEIDVPAFLDETIRLGVKTLPYATFRNAKEQQERAKEDERTRNGTPGIGIIFENRPDGLQIIDVVPDAPAAQAGVRSGDLVIAMDGNNLVGVDNTEVAKYAKGETGAPLKITLLRGKPQQRLELTLVRAIIKPRPATARRLDGDVLYTRLASFPEPAIGDYIDAVQAERKKGASIKAVILDLRVNGGGALNAAIGITALFTGRDKTAMVTLQRDDKMQHRITTNWPDYELPVMRGQDPLAPLQADDWWRRVPLVVLVDGQSASAAEATAAALKDLGRAKLLGTPTYGKGMAQTGIATRDDTYLVWSNARNLRPNGCPMEGYGVVPDWIVPPRKNADMDGILLGYREVDIPRPAYASKMSPDPFADLRKERQRLRDQRTQAKLDTARSAPLPQKEFGSDKDWQLKQALNALAGKPVQQMTVSPKLMPTQPMCVKLDQS; via the coding sequence ATGTTCGATATTTGGTCCACGCCGGCAAAACTGCTGGCGCCGCTCGCACTCGCTGCGTCCGGGTTCTGCCCATCCGTCCACGCGACCGACAGTTCGCCATGCCCTCCTGACTGGGAGCCACAAATCTGCGAACTCAAATCAGTGGTGGACGTGCTCAAGAAAGATCACATCACCGAAATTGATGTACCCGCCTTTCTCGACGAAACCATACGTCTTGGCGTCAAGACGCTACCTTACGCCACTTTTCGCAACGCGAAAGAGCAGCAGGAGCGCGCCAAGGAAGACGAGCGCACGCGCAACGGCACCCCGGGGATCGGCATCATCTTTGAGAACCGGCCAGACGGCTTGCAAATCATTGACGTAGTGCCAGACGCGCCGGCGGCGCAAGCCGGAGTGCGCAGCGGCGACCTGGTGATCGCCATGGATGGCAACAACTTGGTCGGCGTAGACAATACAGAGGTTGCCAAGTACGCCAAAGGTGAAACCGGTGCGCCACTCAAGATCACGCTACTGCGCGGCAAACCGCAGCAACGGCTGGAGCTCACACTGGTGCGCGCCATCATCAAGCCGCGTCCGGCAACTGCCAGGCGGCTAGATGGCGACGTGCTGTACACCCGGCTCGCCAGCTTTCCCGAACCGGCCATCGGCGACTATATCGATGCAGTACAGGCAGAGCGCAAAAAGGGAGCATCCATCAAGGCGGTCATTCTCGATTTGCGTGTCAACGGCGGCGGAGCGCTGAACGCCGCGATCGGCATCACGGCGCTCTTCACAGGCCGCGACAAGACGGCCATGGTAACGCTGCAACGCGATGACAAGATGCAGCATCGCATCACCACCAATTGGCCCGACTACGAACTACCGGTAATGCGCGGCCAGGATCCTCTCGCTCCACTGCAGGCGGACGACTGGTGGCGCAGGGTGCCGCTCGTCGTGCTGGTCGACGGTCAAAGCGCCTCGGCTGCCGAAGCCACCGCCGCCGCACTGAAAGACCTGGGCCGCGCCAAACTGCTTGGCACGCCTACTTATGGCAAGGGCATGGCGCAAACCGGCATCGCTACGCGCGACGACACCTACCTGGTCTGGAGCAATGCACGTAACCTGCGTCCGAACGGCTGTCCGATGGAGGGTTACGGCGTAGTGCCTGACTGGATCGTGCCGCCGCGTAAAAACGCCGACATGGATGGCATTCTGCTCGGTTACCGCGAGGTGGATATTCCGCGCCCTGCCTATGCCAGCAAGATGTCGCCCGATCCCTTTGCCGATCTACGGAAAGAGCGCCAACGCCTGCGCGACCAGCGCACCCAAGCCAAACTGGATACGGCCAGGAGCGCGCCGCTACCGCAGAAAGAATTTGGCAGTGACAAGGATTGGCAGTTGAAGCAGGCGCTCAACGCACTGGCGGGAAAACCTGTGCAGCAAATGACCGTGAGTCCAAAGCTCATGCCGACGCAACCTATGTGCGTAAAACTCGACCAATCGTAA
- a CDS encoding methyltransferase family protein yields the protein MNSLNIRALRSSLLGTVALAALLFIPAGTVDYWQGWLFTLVFIGSSASITAYLAIKDPKLLERRMNAGPRAEKEPTQKVVIFIAIAGFIAMLVFPALDHRFGWSPVPTYISLAGDALIIVSFLAFFVVLKTNTYAASTIQIAEDQQVISTGPYALVRHPMYAGAFPLLAGIPLALGAWWGLFMLVPVMPVLVWRLVDEERFLRKNLPGYAEYCQKVHYRLLPFIW from the coding sequence ATGAACAGCCTGAACATTCGAGCACTTCGATCAAGTCTTCTTGGCACTGTCGCCTTGGCGGCCCTTCTTTTCATTCCGGCCGGAACCGTCGACTACTGGCAAGGATGGTTGTTCACGCTCGTCTTTATCGGCTCCTCCGCCTCCATCACCGCCTACCTCGCCATCAAAGATCCCAAACTGCTCGAACGCCGCATGAACGCCGGACCGCGAGCAGAAAAGGAGCCGACTCAAAAGGTCGTTATTTTTATCGCGATAGCGGGCTTCATTGCCATGCTGGTTTTTCCTGCATTGGATCACCGCTTCGGCTGGTCTCCAGTACCAACCTATATATCCCTGGCAGGAGATGCACTCATCATCGTCAGCTTTCTCGCATTCTTTGTCGTGCTCAAGACCAATACCTACGCCGCCTCCACGATTCAAATCGCCGAAGATCAACAGGTCATCTCGACCGGACCGTATGCGCTGGTAAGACATCCTATGTATGCCGGAGCGTTCCCACTCCTCGCAGGTATTCCGCTGGCGCTTGGCGCATGGTGGGGTTTATTCATGCTCGTGCCGGTCATGCCCGTGCTTGTATGGCGGCTTGTGGATGAAGAAAGGTTCTTGCGGAAGAACTTGCCCGGCTATGCGGAGTATTGCCAAAAGGTGCACTACCGCCTGCTGCCTTTCATTTGGTAG